GTCCTGCACACGGGTCTGCAATGAGAGAGGAATCGGTTCATACGTGAACTGGTAAAAAATTGACCTGGTATTTTTATTTTCTGGTCCAAGTATATCCTAGCCCGAAACCCAAAAAAAGATTTTCAGCCCAAATAACTTAAAACCGGCCCAAAGTATTTAGCCCAaaaatctaaaattataaaacaagagaaaaaaataaaaagtaaaataaaattaaaggcaGGGGGTCGGGTTCTCTGCCTCTGCCCTGCTCTACTGGTTGCTCTCCTTTTCTCAAATGAAAATCTGaaataaaagaattgaaaattccAGACTTAAAGAGTAAAGGAGGGGAGGGAATGGGATTTTACTTTGTAAATGAGAGTGAGGAAGAGAGAGCTTCTTTTCCATTAGTATagactaaattttgaaaaaaaaaattccactTTCTCCGCCTCTTTGGTAATTCTCTAtctcttttcttcctctttcCCTACTGCCAAAGATAGTGTTAAAAGTTAGTGTTAAAAGTTTTTCTTTCGGTCTCTCCTACCTTAACTAGTGGTTGAGGGTTTAATTCTCACTCTGGGTATAGAGCAACTTTAAAATTTGTAATCAATATCTACCTTTTAATGGGCCTATGAAATGTAGAAAATTAGTTACTGAGATCGCTCCGATAAAttctttgagaaaaaaaaaaacttccagCTTCAGATTAATTTTTGTCAAACAAGGATGCATAAGCATTAAACAATCACTTCTATGAGTAAATTAGCGGAGCAGAAAAAAAAATctaagtaaaaaaattattaaatatttgggTCCAATCATTTATTACGACATCAACAGGCTTTGTCCATACACAACAGTTTCATTTACCTCCAACGAGGGAATGTTTCGGCAAAGTTGCCTTCATGGCTAAATAGAACAACAAAGAAACATAGTGACAAAATTTTGAACAACTTGTACTATTGTGTCTCAAAATTTCACATCAGTTGTCCATGTACCTTGCACACTGGGGTGTTTGGTTACATGCCTTGTCTTCAATTTCACCACCTTTCTTCCCAATGCGTTTCTTAGTCTGGTTGCATAAAGAAGGATATCTTCAGGAGTCTTATTCTTCACGCATACCACCCGCTCGTTTTTGTTCTCTGAGAAATTGGcaagttatatgttttaaacGGCTGAAGTGATTTTGGGAGAAAAACATGCATGTTCACATAGATATGGCTAAAAACCAATGCATGCGTGTATGCATTGTCTGAAACTCATCCAAGAATAACTTACTGTAAAAGCCCTTCAAATGTGGATGCTGCCCACGAATGAGCTCAGTAACCACCTCGAGCTGAGGGTTTTTCTCTTTAAAAGTCGGTAAGTCCGACTCCATAAATGCCCTGGCATACCAATGTCAAAATTACCATGAAATTGAGAGTGATTTTGGAGAATTCAGCATCCATTTAAAGGAGAGGAACCATATTTGTACATGCTTCtcgttattattaattataacaGTTGAACTTGAGACTACCATGGCATGAGTCGAAACCAAATGTTAACAAACCATCCTATGGCCTTGTTATATACCTTACTTGAAAGGCATCTCAGTATTGTATCATTAAGTCATTAAAAAACTTATTCATGTGATAACGACTAGCAAAAGCAGTCCATTAGATCTTACCATCCCTGCAACATATTATTTTCAAGAATTCCTAAAGTCAATTCCCTCTCCAGCAAGGCCCAGAATACCCTCAGTCACAAGACAAAAGAAAAGGGTGGGAAAAGtgcttctctctttctttttattttggtcCCAAAATACTTCAATGGACGATTAACAGCAAAGTTCAAATTTTCACTACTCTTTCACCAGGTAGCAGTGACCATCAGTGCATACACATGTAGAGAGATTACTTGAGTACCCTAATGTAACCCGAAGTGCTAAGCATTCAAATGTAGTTGTACAAATATTAAAGAAAGCAGCCTGTCTCAAGATGAAATCCATCATCATTCATGATATCCTGCTTAATCTATGAAATCCCACAACTTTGGTGATCACATATTTAATCACCTAAAACTAGATTCAGATCAGCCATAATATCATCAACTATCAAACCATCACATAATGTGCAGATGAAAGTGACATGAAGCTTAATACTAGCTTGATATAATGGTGTAGAAGCAAATTCATTCATTATTAGCAAATTAGCCAGCCTAAGTATAGTCAGAAGTGGTTCGGTAGTTTAATTTATGTATAGGTACGAGTCTCCACAGTGTAAACAAGGATGATACCTAAAATTGAAATGCAAATCTTAGCACAAACTCTAGGCCAAAAATCAAGAAAACATTTAACAAAAAGGGACCAGCTTTATTAGGCAAACAAAGACATGAAGAACACATTGCAATGTTCAGAAAAGAGAAATGCAACAAACATTGAAATTCAGAAAAGTACTTCACTCAAGAGGTGCCAAGCAAATTTACAAAAATTAATATTAGCCAGAAAGTTAAGAAGATAATACTCGAGgggtttatataaaatttaacaaGTGGAAAACAAGAAAAGTTGGATCATACCTGATGCCCCTGCTACTCCCTCCCCAATCACAATAGCTTACTATCAGTTTTTTAAGTTGCCAAACTCCTCGCAATGCCATCTGCATTTTCAAAACATAAACAAATTATTAAGTAATTATATGTTTAACCCATTTTTGTTTCTTTCTAAATAGCAATACAGCCAAAAACAAATGAATTACACCCTTTGTTTTTtgccaaaattttccataaaatttaGAATATAATCCTAAGTAAACGAAAAAAAGAAATGAATCCATAAAAATTCAAGGCACACTTCTGTTCCTGTTTCAGTTTGCAATTAAGAAATGAAGTTTCTGTATTTAATCAAAAGGTCTAGCTACATATTTACTCACAAGTGAACAAAGACAACAACTCAGTCGAATCCAAAAACATGAAAATATTGAAAGATAAAAGATAAAAGATCCTTGGAAACCATACAAGTTTGAAGAAAAGAGGAAgaggataaaaaaaaaaaatacaacctTTGAGAGGGATTTGAAATTTCACTACAAGGAGCTGAAAGTTctaaaaaagaaaaaccaaaactcAACTAATTCAATTTATTCAACCCAAACAGATatagccaaaaaaaaaaatcaaggaaAAGGGATAACACCGGTAGCAGCGAAGCGGCAATGGCTGAACCAATGGTCTACAAATGAATAAAGAGTAGAGTAACCAATGGTCTAGAGATGTATGAGTGACTCACCTATGATGCCGCGAAGTTACCCTCAGTTGTGAGTCTCCAAAGTGAAGGATACGGCGAAATTGGCAGAGAcaatagaaaaaagaaaaaggaaaaactaactCCATAGGCCCAATAACTTGGGTTGAGACATTGTGTCTAACAAGATTTTAAGCTTATTAGGCCATTTCATTCTAATATTAACAAAATTTCGATTTGTTAGTATTGGATTGATTtggataataattaatttttttatttataatttaaacaataattatatattttttaggtTTCACTAGCAAAAGATAATATAAGAAAAGTTCGAACCATAAACAATAAATGAAGAATTGGACAAAAATCATTAAGTGAGAGGGAGACCACACATTACAATTGTATATGATAAAACTCATATTCGAGCCTTAAAAGTTTAGAAGTTAATTTTTGCTAAGACATcattaataaaatgaaaaaaaaaagctatTTTTCAAGTTTAAAACAATGAACCAAACCTATGGAATAAATTCAGATGGGTGCAATTATTTtcgatttaattttaattaagattattttgctaaattaaaaattaagtattaaaaattaaagattagatttaattatcaaaatattctACCTTAAtcatatttttacccaaaatttaatcaaacaaatctttaccttttttttttttacctaagTTAATCGGTGTTCCACATTCATTCAAATTTGAGTTATAAATATAATTACTGGTATAAAATATTTTTGTGGGTATAAACTAGACAGACAAAATTGCAGGAGTCATATATATGATTAACAATTACACTGTACGATAGTGGGAACCCAACCAAATGATTTAAACTCCCTCAtctaactcaaaataatcatttttTACAAATCCTCCACTGCCACTTTTTGTACGACTTACACGCCACACCTTGAGAACTCCATCAAGGCTCCCGGTGCAGATGGTGCAACCATCTTCAACCTCCTCCCCTGCATGTCCCAAAAATGCTGTCACACATCTGATGGGTCCCCTGTGCCCAACCAAAACGGCTAGACATACATGTTGACCATCATGTTCCCTGCTCCACACCCTGCTAGATGAGTCTGCTGACCCACTGATTACATAGTTAGACACACTGGCTAAACACATGACTGCATGAGTGTGACCTTGGAGCGCACCACCGTATTGCAGTTGGCCCGATGCCCAGCCTTTCAGCCAGTAATGTACATACCCGTCGGTGCAGCCACCGTATAAGACTCCCCCGTCTGCGGTTAGTGTTAGAGTTTTGACGGGTGAGCATTTGGCTGGTAAGGTTACCATGAGTGAATGTGGCCATGCACCTCGGCAAAAATTGCGCCGCCAAACTCTGACGGTGGCGTCATCAGAGGCTGTGTAGAGTATTCCATCGTCGGCCACCACGACGGCGTTGATGGGTTCGGAATGTGCAGGGATGTTCTCAATGCATTTGAAGTCTGATATTCTCCAAACTTTCACGGTTTTATCAACAGATGCTGAGTATAGGATGTTATCTGATATATTGATTGCCAGTGATGTTATTGGCCCCATATGCCTCGTCTGCAAACCAATTGATCAATGTCtgtcaaatttgtaataaaatcaTATACAAAGTATACCTAAATTATGTAAAAATCACAAATGCTATAAACAGTAAAGGGAGGGAGCAAAATATCAATTTCTGGAACCGTTCATACATTAATTACTCATGCAACTGTAATTTCCTTATTTAAGAACTCACCATATCCATCTTTGAACATAAGTGTCAAACAcgaataattaaaaagaaaataaaaaatcgaAGCAAGCATAGATTGAAACTTGAAAGCTAGCTGATTTTCTTTTCAATCTTCCCAACCATATCTCTCTGTGAACATTTATATAGTGAGAGAATTGTCAACGATGTCTGTTTTTGCAGTATAAATTAGTTGGTGACTACAATTTTCATCAGTGAAATGCCCTAACCTAATATTACTTGCTATAATAACTTAACCAAATTTTCAGAAAGTTAGTGCAATTTAAGGTCATAAAGAAGATAACCAATATCTATAGACAATAAATTGTGTGTCAAAGGTGTGAACTGTGACATGATATCCCCTCCCCCTTCGCCCTTCTTTTTCCATATCATTCTTCCTTTTCTCGGTCAATCAAAGTTCCTAACAACGTTCACATATAAGATCAATGAGCACTCTTTTCCAATTCATTATTCAATTTTATGCAGTATGCCCATCACATTACATGTTTATAGGAAGAAAAGAAACTTTAGATTGGAAATTTCAGTGCATCACATTTAATGCAGAAAGCTTGATATTTCTAAAATCAACTTAGGCAGATAGTAGTTGAGAGTTGAATTTAAAGGGACCCCATTTACTTTCTCTGCTCCCCCATATGCATGCTAAGCATTCACTCTCCCTATCATAAAGAACCCTTCATGTTCATTATTAGCCATGTTCCCCATTTTCAACCAAAACTCACCGGTCAGTTACCCCCACAACAATTCTACTTTAGTAGAATTCGAATGCATCTTGGACACGGGTATGGCTCTTACACGAATATATTCGAATTTTATAAGATTTCTATGTGCTTGGAGGGTCTCTGAAGGCTCAAATCCATTCCCAAAGTATTACACAAACGTGTTCGACGTCAGAGTAAAAGCAACTTAGCTTAAAATtgctaaaacaaataaatatcaTAAATGCATAGAGCAAGATGAACAGCTAGCTTTAGGACATTACCATTTTATCTTTACTGGAAATGTAGCTCCGGACATAGCCACTGGTCCGGGGTATTGTTGCCAACTTGATATGCTTCAGTGTACCATCCCATGTTCTTCGCCACACCCGAATCTTGGTATCACCATAGGCTGCAAAAACCCTTTCATGGGATACCGCAAGAGCAACAACCGTGGATGCTTTAGTCTTTAACACTCCACACTCTGAAAACTCAGGCAACTTCCAAATACGTATCAAGTTTGTATCGGAGCCAGTGTAAATGATCCCATTCGAGATAGCTATGGATAAAATCTGGCCATCTTTTTTAAGGACCGAAGATAGGCATTTATAGGAAGCATCAAGGCTGATGGTGTGGTTTGAAGGATTGGGGTTGAAAGTGCGGAGAGGTGAGGATAAAGGAGAAGTGTGCAGAGAAGGAGTGCTGTAACGAGGTGGGGAGCAATGGAAACCATTGAAAGAGGCTTCTTTGGTGGAGAGGCTTCTCAAGAAGCATTGACCTGTGGCGTCTCTTAGTGCAAAAGAGTGGTTTGGGGGAGAGTTTGAAGGGTCTAATGAGGCCATCTTTTTGTGATGAGTTGTTTCTCTTATTGCAAAAGATGAGCAGTTCGGAGGTGAGTTGGGGAGTCCATTGAGGCCTTCTCTCTCTCTCCAGTGCAATGCAATTGAAAGAGCTTTGTAAATGATTTCTGTTGTGTGGACCTTATGGCTGTCTAAATGCAAAGAAAATACATTTAGTAGCGGTGATTTCATGATGTGAAAGAATGGTCATCAAATCTGTCGCAAAAACAAATGCTAGTACTGTCTCGAACATGTAGGCAATGTTACATATTATATTGTATTAATGACATTTCCAACTAAACTTCTGGAAAACATAAATCATACAGATTTTTCCTTAAATAATATAAGACTTCTATTCAAATTCTACAAACCCTTAAATtcgaaaaaatatataattaaacacACTTAAATAGAGGTATACATGGGCTGGGCTATCCGACCCGGCCCGAAGGCCAGCCCGAAATgtaggagggtttgggtaaaaatataagcccgaaaaatgggcttggataaaaaaataagacccgtttaaaaaatgggccaggcctcgggtaaggtatttttagcTCGGGCCCGGCCCcagcccgaattcactaaaggacaaaaaaatctgcatattttttttatttttgaatgttattttcttgttgttttctccatattttgctaccattttactattatgttgctattattttgttgttattgtttggatattgtataaaatttattttattattaattttcttattattttaaaggcatttgttaaatttttattattttagaagcattttcttgttaagttgcatttatcttagtgttatttaagtctacatatttttcaaaatttattttcaatttgttgggaaatttttattttgatatttttagtatttttgatgtattatatatatttaaaaataatataaaataatataaaaaattaatacggccgggccgggccgggctcaggttttagtatttttatccaggtcgggcttgggcaaaattttaagcccattttttgggcccggCTCTAGCCCAATAAATGGGTAtgattttttagttgagcccggcccgaacccggcccatgaacacctctacacTTAAATTCATAATATTTTTTTGTCACAATAACATTTATGCTGTTTAATAAAACCCAATAAATTATTTCCTAgagtttcttaaaaaaaaactaatatatGAGTTTCATCTACAGTATGTTGAGTTTTGATAAAGATGGTGGAGTTGGATGATCTTGATACTAAAATTGTGATTTATAAATGTAATATTGGTCATAAAACTTGGAAGAGAATCGGTCCAGAAAAATTTAGGAGTAAGCTTAGGGTTGATCCTAGTATTAGAGGCGGATATAGGGGGCTGGCAGGGGCctggtgtaacagcccgtttttagtcaaatcggaactgtggtttcgggaccacaaatttgaagtcaaaatatttattttattattattattttaatgtctacaacatgataataAGTTTGCGTggaaatttcgttaagaaattttattctttgaatgctcaattcggtaaaaaggactaaatcacgtaaggTGCAAAATTAaggttctataagttaaaggtgttaaatagttaaggaattttaaattagaggtccttatgtcgTAAATAGACCATTTGAATTATAAGTGGACATAGATAGACATCATTTGGATGATATTAATggtttttcattaaggttaaaatagtaattagcataataaacttaaaataaataaaacaaaaagcaaAGTTAGTGTCCATCTTCTTATTTGTTGTGAATTGAAGggaagaaaggaaaaattttagGGTTCTTCATTCGGCTAAGACAAATTCCTgcaattagatcaagaaaagtgaaattcggatctagatcgagggaaaactaaagttatcgactaattggCCTGTTTCGTCGTTTTTACATCCGATGTAAGTtcgtatattataagttttgatacaaatgtatttcatatgctttgatattgcataaattgtgaatacaagAATATGGATATGATCGATAGTGATTTGATGATGATTTAACATTCAAAACCCTAGTTGGACCTTAGGAATAgcttaggatactagtgacatgtcattagaggatacatcgagttggcttcgggccatgatattagcacttcgggtgcgagttataccgatttggcttcgggccatgatatcaataTTTCAGATATAAGCTACCatgatttggcttcgagccatggtataggtacttagtgtgcgagactcttgagtatccgacttctattccaaatggttcatcaggtaaatgaaagatgtgattgagtatgagaatgatatgagatggtacaggtacgtacgtgACATTTATA
The Gossypium arboreum isolate Shixiya-1 chromosome 10, ASM2569848v2, whole genome shotgun sequence genome window above contains:
- the LOC108487549 gene encoding 54S ribosomal protein L51, mitochondrial-like, with amino-acid sequence MALRGVWQLKKLIVSYCDWGGSSRGIRAFMESDLPTFKEKNPQLEVVTELIRGQHPHLKGFYKNKNERVVCVKNKTPEDILLYATRLRNALGRKVVKLKTRHVTKHPSVQGTWTTDVKF
- the LOC108488625 gene encoding protein JINGUBANG-like, producing MKSPLLNVFSLHLDSHKVHTTEIIYKALSIALHWREREGLNGLPNSPPNCSSFAIRETTHHKKMASLDPSNSPPNHSFALRDATGQCFLRSLSTKEASFNGFHCSPPRYSTPSLHTSPLSSPLRTFNPNPSNHTISLDASYKCLSSVLKKDGQILSIAISNGIIYTGSDTNLIRIWKLPEFSECGVLKTKASTVVALAVSHERVFAAYGDTKIRVWRRTWDGTLKHIKLATIPRTSGYVRSYISSKDKMTRHMGPITSLAINISDNILYSASVDKTVKVWRISDFKCIENIPAHSEPINAVVVADDGILYTASDDATVRVWRRNFCRGAWPHSLMVTLPAKCSPVKTLTLTADGGVLYGGCTDGYVHYWLKGWASGQLQYGGALQGHTHAVMCLASVSNYVISGSADSSSRVWSREHDGQHVCLAVLVGHRGPIRCVTAFLGHAGEEVEDGCTICTGSLDGVLKVWRVSRTKSGSGGFVKNDYFELDEGV